The nucleotide window GCAGGGTCGTCGCCGCGCTGTCGAGATAGATCAGCCGCCGGCCGGCGACGGTGCGGGCCAGCACGTCGAAGGAGGCCGGCGAGGCGAGGGCCGCGCCGCTGCCGGTACGGGTCAGCATGAGCCGACGCAGGACAGGAACTTGCCGCTGCGCTCGGACGGGATGTAGTCCACCCGCTGCACGTCGACGAGACTCCGCGCGCCCAGCGCGGCCCGCACCCGTGCGGCGAGCGCGTCACCCGCATCGGCCGGTGCCGCGGGCGCCGCGATGAACTTTAACCGGAACCGCCGGTCCGACACCTGTTGCATCCGGTAGGCGATCACGTGCGGGTCGGCGCCGACGATGTCGTCGAACTGCTTCGGTGACACCGTGCGCGAATCCTGGCCGTACAGGAAGTGCACGGCTCTCCCTTCGTGCCGGACGGTCGGCGCGGGATGGCCGCAGGGGCACGGCGTCATCAGCCGGTACAGGTCGCCCGTGCGATACCGGACGTGCGGCAGCAGCCGGTCGCCGAGCGAGGTGATGACGAGTTCGCCGATCTGGCCTCGGCTCACCGGCGTCAGCCCGACCCGGTCGAGCAACTCGATGTGGAAGGCGGAGTTGTTCAGGTGCAGGCGGCCGAGCGGGCAGTCCATCGCCACCCAGCCGAGTTCCGACATCGACACCACCTCGGCGATCGGCACCTCGACGCCGAGCGCGTCACGGATCTGGCGGCGGGCGACCTGGGTCGCCAGGGTGTAGGTGAGGATGACGGCCGCCGGCCGCGGCGGGCTCTGCCCCCTGGCCAGGTATTGGCGGATCAGGAAGGCGAAGTGGGTCGCGTCGGTGTAGAACCAGTCGGGCCGGTACGAACCGATCTCGTCCATCGCCTGCGCCACCTGCGCCTCGGAGGTGGCGAGCAGGTCGTGACCCACGGGCAGAACGAGCGTGCCGTCGCGCAGCAGGCGACTCTCCATTGTCGAGTTCGGCGCGGCGCACTCGACGTCCGAGCAGTTCGGTGCCGCGTACCGGGCGATCCGCTGTGAGCCCAGCCCGAGCAGGGCCGCCCGCAGGGCGGGGAACACCGAGGTCGTGGCCGACATCCGCCGGGCGAGATCGAAGGTGTAGGCGACAGTGGTCAGCCGCTCGCCTCCGGTGCCCGAGCTGTGGCTCTTGAGCACATGCTTGTCGTTCGCCGGCACC belongs to Amorphoplanes digitatis and includes:
- a CDS encoding phenylacetate--CoA ligase family protein, with product MDTATVRDTPTIGAAWREARYAFENAPAYRRLLAEAGVDPSGPAGEAAFRELPFTDKEFYRSNYPAGVVARAQVPANDKHVLKSHSSGTGGERLTTVAYTFDLARRMSATTSVFPALRAALLGLGSQRIARYAAPNCSDVECAAPNSTMESRLLRDGTLVLPVGHDLLATSEAQVAQAMDEIGSYRPDWFYTDATHFAFLIRQYLARGQSPPRPAAVILTYTLATQVARRQIRDALGVEVPIAEVVSMSELGWVAMDCPLGRLHLNNSAFHIELLDRVGLTPVSRGQIGELVITSLGDRLLPHVRYRTGDLYRLMTPCPCGHPAPTVRHEGRAVHFLYGQDSRTVSPKQFDDIVGADPHVIAYRMQQVSDRRFRLKFIAAPAAPADAGDALAARVRAALGARSLVDVQRVDYIPSERSGKFLSCVGSC